aacCCTCTGAGTTCAGAAATTGGTTTTACAGTTTCTTGAGGCACCAAAAAGAACAAGATGTTCCTTTTTCACTGTAAAGCTCACCAGTGTCATTGCAACTGGGAGCTTTGGCCAAATTTCCATTGATGGACTGATCTGGTTATTACAGTTTTGTGCACATGGAAATgctgttatattttaatttagttgCAGACATATTCTTGCAGGCTATTCCATGTGTTATTTGCAAAAATCATTCACATTAACTTGATATATAGGAAACACCATCTTTAACCTTtcttgataatgttaaaaaacaatttcCATGTACAGCAAGGACATTGTTGAATTACTCAAGGTTGAATGTGACTTAGAATAGCATCATGGTCATGATGAAAGCCTTGATGTTTGTAACTTGTCCTTGGATTTGTTCTCTTTTGTTAAAAACCCTGAAATAtggataaaatattttttaagatcTACTGTACACAAACTACAATACAACATCCTGTGGCCAATCATAGTTACAATATACAGCGTTATATTTACCCTTATAATTATTTTTaccatttatatttttcttttttttctgtctaatttCTGTTCTTAGGTCAAAGAGAATAGACTTTGGTCCTCATGACTGGCATTCGATGCCAGTTTCTGGTGCTCAGACCTGGTTGGTGGTGCCAGGGCTGGAGCCTGGGACAGAGTACCAGTTCAGTGTGTTGGCACAAAACAAACTGGGCACAGGCCCATTCAGCGAAGTTGTGACAGTCAACACTGCAGGTGGGTACTGGTCATATTCACTGCAGCACACTGAAAGGTTTTTTTCATCAATGTTTACTGCTAGTTGACCGCACAGAGACactatttttaatgtttttgaatACTCATTAGAGACAGTATGAAGTATACTGCCCTCTAGtgatgtttaaattaatttatataacattatttttcactttatcATCCATATCAAACAACAACTTCAAGCCTTCAAGTATCACCTTGCGCATGCACACACCACTGCATCTATTTACTCCATGATAGACAGTTGAAGTGATTAAAACTGTGCATAAAGGTCTTTCTGTCTTCGTGTTTAGCACATTTATGTTCTCCTTCCATTGTGTTAAGCAGGAACTCCCCTAATACTAAACACCAAAGACATCAAATCATTCTAATGATGTTATGACTAACCAAACAAGATATGTCATCCAGTACTATATGTGCTTAAAATTTCCATGCATCATTAGAAAGGAAGGTTGTTTTGGATGATAGGAACCATTTAAATCTGAGTTCAAATTCCTGTGTACACAGAGCATGGACCTGGATGGGACTAGCTGATATTTCATAGTGTAATTAAGTTTCAATGCAGTGTGCAATGCAATAAGCCTTtctcactgcagacattttgacttgtcattgtcggaaaagcacaagtgtaactaatgacattaatgatggcACTGTTCCATTCAGGTGTGCCCATAAGACAGTGTGTACAATGCCAAAGCCCTGGCATCAGCACACCTGAGTGGAATACCAGCTTTATTATTAGTTGcacctgtgtttgacaagtcaacatgtctgctgtgagaaTGATTTATTAGAGAGTGTACTGTAGTGTTGTGTTTAAGAAACTCATGTTGTCTTATGTTGATGTAAGATGTAGATTCTTCTGTGTTTCAGTCCAACTCATGCCTCAAGGGTGTGCTGCCAATTCAGTCTTTGTATGCAGCTGCTCTCACAGAAACTAAATTAAAGGTATATGGTCTTAAAAATCAATGTCTCAGCAAAAAAGGCATGAAGGGAGAAAAGTGTCAGTGAAGGTTTTGAATAAAGGCACGCACAGATCAAGGCACACCCCAAAGCCTCTTATGTGGGCATTGAGCCACACTTTGAAAAGGAAGAGCATCTATACTTTAAACAGACCCATGTAAAGAAGTgtaaaaaaattgaaatgtttgCATTAATTGACCAATTTACAAATTAAATCCAAAGCTGTGCAGAAGTCTATTAGCTTGAAAGACTGTGTGAAGTGGTGATTTAAGGAATAACAATCTCAAATTCCTGATGACATCTACTTCCCCCTAACAATGGCCTTGTTTTATACTGTGAAACTCCCTATTCTGCTGCATGTTGCCAACAAACAATGTGTTGGAAAGCTTCTCTTTATTCAACAAAGGCTAAATGAGGCTTGCATAGTTCTGACCTAGTTCACACACTTAGATAGCAGTCCTAAGGTGGACAATCAGGTTTCTGGTTTCCACTGTATGTTTACAGCATTTACAGTGCATTATTCCATAGCTTATAATCTTATTACCTtcatataatattatttttttgaagTCTATACAATAACGGATTATGTTAGGATTGTCAAAGTGTTAAGACATGTTTGAGACCCAGCTTTAGGTCCATCCTTTGTATTGTTAATGCATTGCTtttgatatttcctcttctttcatctTTGAAACCCAAGccaaatgtactgtattgttGTCATTTAATTGTGATTTCCTGCTGTGTAACCAGACCACTGATAgcgtgtgtgttcctgtgtcaTAACATTCATGAATTTTGGGTTCAGTTTTTGATTTGGACcacattacattttctctttgtttaaaGTTGTTCAACAGActaatgtatttctgtgtgcTCAACTATCTACCGTACTGTAATTCTAGGAAGAAGCGGTGTACCTATTCATatcaaagtgcttttgtttgtgGGTAATTAGGAAAACTGTTTGAGGTCACCACAGTTTAGCCAGTGGGAATGCAGAGGGAGGCACTGTAGAGACAGCTCTGAgacaacaagtcctccaaattaaacaaccaaataggtcgtttgaccatgcactccagaacaacccataggagcgttttctacTATGCTGCCTCTAttagcagtaatcagcaggacaacatcatttgtctgtgctttccaactgttacaaatcactgttaaaaaataatgatgttttatggtgtgacaaagctgtggttaaggtctgcttaggtttaggcataaaaaccacttggttagggaaagatcatggtttgggttaaaatgatcacttgaaatgtggtctGGGTTAAACCCACTACTTCCTGACTTCCCTGACTGgcagttggaaatgtgacacttgtGGTTTGAAGCAGGAAGCAAATGgcagtctcctgcagcaagGTCCcctaagtccactttttgcagGTTAAGATCTAACCAGCCACCCAACCCATCACctccaaatatggaaatttgtcacctcaTATAGACGTAATGAGAACTGTGCCACTTTCTCCAgatcataattactatggccgctagatggcatctgtcactcaaacgtaactataggtcgtttttggcAACTGATATTATGacctattgtgtcatttttcttgggaggacaggctcctTTCAGAGTATACAGTCTGAGGTCAGGTAGAGTGCATGTGAAGTTGCATATTTAGGGAGCTGAAACACTCCTTCTTCTCAAGGCTTACCATGTGTTTCATCCTGAGCAACTCAATGCACTACTTTTATATAACAAAACAGCTATTGAATAATTTTTGTTGCACTCAGCTCTGTTTGGAAAATCCATAGACCTTCCATCAGACCTTCGAATTTAGTTAAGTTTTAACCACACTTTGGTTTTCAGAGTATTTTTTGCTGCACAGGATCATTCAGAATGTTTCTATCTGTGCCATGTCAGAATTAGTTTCCTCTTCGTCAACTTTTCCGTACAATATTTTTGGTCCGCTCCACAGGCTCTCCCCTGGGTACCCCAGAACCACTGGTGCTTCTTACTCCACCACGGTGCCTCACAGCCAATCGCACGCAGCACGGTGTCCTCCTCACATGGCTCCCTCCAGCCAACCACTCCTCACCTATTGACCGTTACATCATGGAGTTCCGTCTCGGGGAGAGATGGGAGGTCCTGGATGACCTGATCCCATCCACCGAGACTGAGCTCATAGCCAGAGACCTTGTTCAGGTGAGTAacatacacatttaaatacagaaacacagctgtgttcatttttttgtctttttcttcattGGATATAAAAATAGCACAGTGCTCAATTTGGGGGAGTAATTGACTGAAAAGTTAATTAACAGAAGTCTTTTTTGTTACGAATCTCCCTATTTCATGGTGCCAAGCATATCTGGAAATAAAATTATTCTCAAAACAGTGACTACTCTGTTCCTATGCAGTTCTTTATTATatgcaaacatttcaaaaggACAGACTTGAGATATTCCATTTTATCTCCACTTTTCagcttttttgcattttctccttttatatAACCATTTAACGATAGAATACAGTTggttcaaaatgacaaaaaagtggtttcttgAGCTTAATcactaaataaaaatatgcaaacaatGATCATCCTATCATGCAAACAATAATACACAGAATGGAATTTATAGAGCAACTGTTAAGAATCATTATAATTTAACCTTACCTAACCTACCTACTTTGAGTAAAGATGATTTGGTcaaattatcatttatatttacagaccACTTTCCAAAATAAAGTCACAGAATGTCATGTGATAATACAATGATTGTTTTTGGAATGTCTCTCTCACAGGAGTCCTGGTATGAGTTTCGAGTGATGGCTGTCATGGATGACCTGATCAGCGAGAGCAGCAATGTAGTGGGAGTGTCTAGCACAGGTCAGTTTCTTTACCAAAGCAGTATTACAAACAACACACGAAAACTGAAATGCTTGAAAagatttttaggtttttttctCTTAGTAACTTCTCTGTTTTACCCATCAGACCCCTTCCCCCCTGCGGAGGTGACTGACGAGGGGCTAGCGCGGCCGGTGGTGGCGGGTGTCGTGGCAACTATCTGTTTTCTGGCAGCGGCAGTACTGTTCAGCACTCTAGCAGCTTGCTTTGTCAATAAACAACACCGTCGCAAACTCAAGCGTAAACCAGGTCGGTCTTCCTCTCCGTTACCacttaacatacatacatgtattaATCATTCTGTAGGAAACgctaaatttaaatgtttttgtcctctCAGATCCTCCCTTGTCGGTGACACACTTCAGGAAAAGCATAGAGTCACCGTAAGTAAAGCCAATGCCAGAGGCCCTGCCAGAGGTGGCTGCTACTGTGCATCTTCTTATGCAcctcatcatgttttttttacaaaattttTCGTCCCATGCATCCTGTAATAAGGCATACTGtaaatttgaacaaaaatagcaataaaacTGGAAATACATGATCTTGTTAGTCAAATACTGCCTTATTATACACAGCAGTcattctcttgtgttttttggcaAAAGGAAGGTTTTGTTAAAGTGATATGGAAAGACATGTTACACATGTTACGAAGTATCGAACAAGTACacatgcagaagaagaagcctTGCtggatgaaacaaaaaaaaaaagattatatgCTCAAGGTATATGGGAGGTGCAGAggaacatgtacagtagcaaCCTCTAGCGGATCATGGGCAGATTAAGAAGAGTTCAAAGCAGCCAAGTCAGCATTTTAAGCACATTACCCAGAGTGCCCAAGCTGCAGTATGTGTATTGATTTTTGATCCATCTGTATTCTTTAACCTCAAACGCTGTCTGCTTTCTGCATGATCCTCAGTGTTTAATAATGCTCTTTTTCGTTTAGCTGCACatttaatgtacagtaccagccacatgtgtgtatttgtctgtctgtctgtaaaacTTGTCTGTATGTATGACTGCATTCCAATCCCAAAAATATCTAATTTGTGACAATAATCTGTGTGAATCCCATTCCAGAGTAAATGTTTGTCTGCCTGTGACTTTAGGTAAATCATCAGTAGCAGATACTTTTGTTTATTTCGTTAAATGGTCCAGGCAGGTCAGGGAGTTCACACTTAGTCCTTGATGCAAGGAGTCTTGCCATAGTAAAAGATGAACCAGGCCCATGTCGTTTGTCTCCCATCGCAGGCCTCCTCTCACCCCCTTGCCAGGGGTAGAGCCCTGCTGGGACGAGCCTGCCAGGAGCAGTTTCTTGCCCCCGCCCGCCAGCCCCCTGTGAGTGCCTGCCTGCACCAAAATACAGAGTGTGCTGCACTGCACTGGCTTGGCTGCATGGTTAATGCATTGCATAGAGATTATCTACTGAAATGACTATTTGTTGTAGTGAGGCCTACCGCTGGCCTTTTTTGCATGCTCAGACTTCCACGCACCATACAGGGATTAAATTGCATCAGCTAGgctgcatgtacagtacagtactgtgTATATGCACTCTTTACAAAGTATGTCTACCTGATGTATTCAGTGACCCAGTAAGTGTCGACTATGCTGCTCCTGGTGTGGGCAAATGAGGCCTGGTTAGATGTCATCTGCTTCCCTCACATCACCATTTGGTGCAGCATATGGAAATTGGTCTCACGTCTGCTCAAGAAGATGTAGATTCAATAGATCTGTGATATGGTTGTCATGGTTGCATCGTTGGTTCTCCTCTCATCCTGTCATTCTGGCTTGGTTCATTAGCTGCTGTCCTATCAGGATGCCACCGCCGCCATAAACTGGTCATTATCATAATGCAGTTCATTATGGCTGCCTTGATGGAGTGCATTGGCTTTGTATTTTGTCATCTATTTAGTTTAGGAAATAAACTGCAATCATGCATATTCATTTACAGCACCAGAgatctttcttttgtttttcttttcccccaGGGTCTCATCGGGTATTTGTTAAATTAAGCAAGTGTCTATGTTTGCCTTTTTCTATGTCAGGTTGTCGTCGGGGAAGATAAGTCCAGAGAGCTCCCCTCCGTCTCGGCCCCGCTCTCTTTCCTCAGAGGGTTCCCAAGGTCCAGGCCTGTACGTCAGGAAGCTGCCCAGccctcagagagaaagagaaaaagagctCTCCTTCTACAAGAAAACCAAGCGTGCCATAGCCAGCAAGAAATACAGTGTGTCCAAGCACGAGGCAGAGGTCACCACGCCTATTGAGCTGATATGCCGCGGCCCTGACGGCCGCTTCGTCATGGAGACCAGCCCACCGCCCCGCCGCATCCATGGTTTCCCCTTCGCAGAGGAGTCTGACATGTACCCTGAGTTTCGGCAGTCTGATGAGGAGAATGAATTTGACCCCGGGCCTCTGCCGCCCATCATGCCCACGCTGCGGCCCCAGCTCTCCCCAACGTCCTCCAGCCTGGAGTCAACGCAGCCCCCCACCTACAGCCCCCGCCTACACAGGCCCATGGAAGGTATGAGCTTTGCAGAGGGCAGTGCACTTCACGCCTCAGGGCAGGCCCCATCCTCCCGCTACAGGGGCTTTCCCCAGGGCCCATTCTATGGGTATCTAGGCAGCCGCGGCGAATCAGGGATTCCACCACCATTCTACATGCCTGACATCAGTCCGCGTAGCTCCGCTCTGTCCTCCCCCCCAGGCACTGCAGAGGGGCCCTTTGGTTACCCCTCCATCCCCGAGGAGAGTGGAGAGATGGAGCACCATCAGTACACTGCCTCTGGCcattctctgtctcacacacacagccctcCTCGCTCACCTGAAAGCTGGCAGCCTCATGAGCTACCCTTCCTGGGTCTAGAGGGTCCACGGTTCATATACCCACCTCACCATCCCTTACATCATCCCCAGGACCTCCCTGACCCACCCCCATACcctcctcactctctccccCCCAGTCGCCTGCACCTCCCTTCCCTAAAGGATCCAACAAGCCCTAGACTCCTGCAGCTGGAGGTCCCTGTGGCTCCCCCAGGCAGAGACAGGCCCCCGGGGCCTCCGGTTAGGCGTTTAGCTATGCAACAGGCCCAGAGTCTCGGCCAGCTCAGACACACGGCCCACGGTGTGGGTGTACCAGTGTTGCCTTACCCTGACCCGGCAGCCCGTGCAGGGAGCCCAAGCACAGCCCCCAGTAGTAGCCCTCAGTCCTGGCTCAGCCCGAGGGCAGGGCGCCGGGCAGACCCCAGCCTACCCCCACTAGTACTCCAGCCCTCCCGCCTCTCCCCGCTCTCCCAAAGCCCCCTTAGCACCCAGCCAGGTTCCCCAGATATTCTAGTGCGGCCCCCTCCGCGCCCCAGCATCCTCCGCACCTCTCGGTCTCTGGAGATGCCTGAGATCACCCTGCAGCCCTCGGCCACTGTCAGTTTCTCCCGGAGGTCCTCCCTGACCGCCTCTCCCACTCAGAGCCAGGGCGCCAGGCACCCCAGCCCCAGTTACCACGCCCACATGTCCTATGCCTCCACTGCAGCCAGTTACCCCTCCCAgtccccctctccccctctggAGGGCAGGGATGTTTTCGGTCAGAGGCCATCCCAGagaaggacagaggaggagatgcTACCCTCAGAGCCCTCCCAGCTCCAGATATCAGCCTCAGGGTAGGTGATCCATTGCAGTAGAGAATagtcacacatttatttaaagagGAGACTTCTCTCCTCATCTGCTCTCTATTCCAAATTTCCTCAGTATTTATCCACAGTTTTACTTTGATGTTTCCATTTAGGCGTAATTAAGATGCATATTGTACCTTAATATGCAGAAGGC
This region of Thunnus maccoyii chromosome 6, fThuMac1.1, whole genome shotgun sequence genomic DNA includes:
- the igsf9ba gene encoding protein turtle homolog B isoform X2 → MGAHGVREEPRFVTARAGESVILGCDVSPPLDGQQPPYVVEWFKFGVPIPFFINFRFYPPHVDPEYTGRASLHGKASLQIDPVRSEDQGWYECRVLMLEQQYDTFHNGSWVHLTVNAPPTFTSTPPQYVEAKEGGSTLLSCSAQGNPKPMISWLREGEELATNAKYSVHDGSLTILGITRDDRGAYTCRAYSDQGEVLHTTRLLVQGPPYIVSPPENVTVNISQNALFTCQAEAYPGNLTYTWFWEEDNVYFKNDLKLRVRILIDGTLIIFRVKPEDAGKYTCSPSNSLGISPSASAYLTVQYPARVINMPPVIYVPRKLPGIIRCPVDANPPVTSVKWEKDGYPLRVEKYPGWSLMPDGSIRVAEATEDSLGTYTCVPYNALGTMGMSPPATLVLKDPPYFNVRPGGEYRQEAGRELVIPCAASGDPDIPTITWRKVGKPSRSKHNILPSGSLQFLSLSKEDHGEWECVATNVVTSITASTRILVIGTSPHAPGNIHVLPSTTSANVSWEPGYDGGFEQTFSVWYGPVSKRIDFGPHDWHSMPVSGAQTWLVVPGLEPGTEYQFSVLAQNKLGTGPFSEVVTVNTAGSPLGTPEPLVLLTPPRCLTANRTQHGVLLTWLPPANHSSPIDRYIMEFRLGERWEVLDDLIPSTETELIARDLVQESWYEFRVMAVMDDLISESSNVVGVSSTDPFPPAEVTDEGLARPVVAGVVATICFLAAAVLFSTLAACFVNKQHRRKLKRKPDPPLSVTHFRKSIESPPPLTPLPGVEPCWDEPARSSFLPPPASPLLSSGKISPESSPPSRPRSLSSEGSQGPGLYVRKLPSPQREREKELSFYKKTKRAIASKKYSVSKHEAEVTTPIELICRGPDGRFVMETSPPPRRIHGFPFAEESDMYPEFRQSDEENEFDPGPLPPIMPTLRPQLSPTSSSLESTQPPTYSPRLHRPMEGMSFAEGSALHASGQAPSSRYRGFPQGPFYGYLGSRGESGIPPPFYMPDISPRSSALSSPPGTAEGPFGYPSIPEESGEMEHHQYTASGHSLSHTHSPPRSPESWQPHELPFLGLEGPRFIYPPHHPLHHPQDLPDPPPYPPHSLPPSRLHLPSLKDPTSPRLLQLEVPVAPPGRDRPPGPPVRRLAMQQAQSLGQLRHTAHGVGVPVLPYPDPAARAGSPSTAPSSSPQSWLSPRAGRRADPSLPPLVLQPSRLSPLSQSPLSTQPGSPDILVRPPPRPSILRTSRSLEMPEITLQPSATVSFSRRSSLTASPTQSQGARHPSPSYHAHMSYASTAASYPSQSPSPPLEGRDVFGQRPSQRRTEEEMLPSEPSQLQISASGEPLGASSDPAGSESLPALLHHCITKAKGVAANNNNNTTSGRRTGVSPSQTQQQSQTPQEGEDLSFHRKRKKQNKKNPYLYLTSFLHRRQSEEDQTGILASADSEGPNYGTLR
- the igsf9ba gene encoding protein turtle homolog B isoform X1, translated to MIWYVATLIASVFSTRGTAAQGAHGVREEPRFVTARAGESVILGCDVSPPLDGQQPPYVVEWFKFGVPIPFFINFRFYPPHVDPEYTGRASLHGKASLQIDPVRSEDQGWYECRVLMLEQQYDTFHNGSWVHLTVNAPPTFTSTPPQYVEAKEGGSTLLSCSAQGNPKPMISWLREGEELATNAKYSVHDGSLTILGITRDDRGAYTCRAYSDQGEVLHTTRLLVQGPPYIVSPPENVTVNISQNALFTCQAEAYPGNLTYTWFWEEDNVYFKNDLKLRVRILIDGTLIIFRVKPEDAGKYTCSPSNSLGISPSASAYLTVQYPARVINMPPVIYVPRKLPGIIRCPVDANPPVTSVKWEKDGYPLRVEKYPGWSLMPDGSIRVAEATEDSLGTYTCVPYNALGTMGMSPPATLVLKDPPYFNVRPGGEYRQEAGRELVIPCAASGDPDIPTITWRKVGKPSRSKHNILPSGSLQFLSLSKEDHGEWECVATNVVTSITASTRILVIGTSPHAPGNIHVLPSTTSANVSWEPGYDGGFEQTFSVWYGPVSKRIDFGPHDWHSMPVSGAQTWLVVPGLEPGTEYQFSVLAQNKLGTGPFSEVVTVNTAGSPLGTPEPLVLLTPPRCLTANRTQHGVLLTWLPPANHSSPIDRYIMEFRLGERWEVLDDLIPSTETELIARDLVQESWYEFRVMAVMDDLISESSNVVGVSSTDPFPPAEVTDEGLARPVVAGVVATICFLAAAVLFSTLAACFVNKQHRRKLKRKPDPPLSVTHFRKSIESPPPLTPLPGVEPCWDEPARSSFLPPPASPLLSSGKISPESSPPSRPRSLSSEGSQGPGLYVRKLPSPQREREKELSFYKKTKRAIASKKYSVSKHEAEVTTPIELICRGPDGRFVMETSPPPRRIHGFPFAEESDMYPEFRQSDEENEFDPGPLPPIMPTLRPQLSPTSSSLESTQPPTYSPRLHRPMEGMSFAEGSALHASGQAPSSRYRGFPQGPFYGYLGSRGESGIPPPFYMPDISPRSSALSSPPGTAEGPFGYPSIPEESGEMEHHQYTASGHSLSHTHSPPRSPESWQPHELPFLGLEGPRFIYPPHHPLHHPQDLPDPPPYPPHSLPPSRLHLPSLKDPTSPRLLQLEVPVAPPGRDRPPGPPVRRLAMQQAQSLGQLRHTAHGVGVPVLPYPDPAARAGSPSTAPSSSPQSWLSPRAGRRADPSLPPLVLQPSRLSPLSQSPLSTQPGSPDILVRPPPRPSILRTSRSLEMPEITLQPSATVSFSRRSSLTASPTQSQGARHPSPSYHAHMSYASTAASYPSQSPSPPLEGRDVFGQRPSQRRTEEEMLPSEPSQLQISASGEPLGASSDPAGSESLPALLHHCITKAKGVAANNNNNTTSGRRTGVSPSQTQQQSQTPQEGEDLSFHRKRKKQNKKNPYLYLTSFLHRRQSEEDQTGILASADSEGPNYGTLR
- the igsf9ba gene encoding protein turtle homolog B isoform X3, which gives rise to MIWYVATLIASVFSTRGTAAQGAHGVREEPRFVTARAGESVILGCDVSPPLDGQQPPYVVEWFKFGVPIPFFINFRFYPPHVDPEYTGRASLHGKASLQIDPVRSEDQGWYECRVLMLEQQYDTFHNGSWVHLTVNAPPTFTSTPPQYVEAKEGGSTLLSCSAQGNPKPMISWLREGEELATNAKYSVHDGSLTILGITRDDRGAYTCRAYSDQGEVLHTTRLLVQGPPYIVSPPENVTVNISQNALFTCQAEAYPGNLTYTWFWEEDNVYFKNDLKLRVRILIDGTLIIFRVKPEDAGKYTCSPSNSLGISPSASAYLTVQYPARVINMPPVIYVPRKLPGIIRCPVDANPPVTSVKWEKDGYPLRVEKYPGWSLMPDGSIRVAEATEDSLGTYTCVPYNALGTMGMSPPATLVLKDPPYFNVRPGGEYRQEAGRELVIPCAASGDPDIPTITWRKVGKPSRSKHNILPSGSLQFLSLSKEDHGEWECVATNVVTSITASTRILVIGTSPHAPGNIHVLPSTTSANVSWEPGYDGGFEQTFSVWYGPVSKRIDFGPHDWHSMPVSGAQTWLVVPGLEPGTEYQFSVLAQNKLGTGPFSEVVTVNTAGSPLGTPEPLVLLTPPRCLTANRTQHGVLLTWLPPANHSSPIDRYIMEFRLGERWEVLDDLIPSTETELIARDLVQESWYEFRVMAVMDDLISESSNVVGVSSTDPFPPAEVTDEGLARPVVAGVVATICFLAAAVLFSTLAACFVNKQHRRKLKRKPDPPLSVTHFRKSIESPLSSGKISPESSPPSRPRSLSSEGSQGPGLYVRKLPSPQREREKELSFYKKTKRAIASKKYSVSKHEAEVTTPIELICRGPDGRFVMETSPPPRRIHGFPFAEESDMYPEFRQSDEENEFDPGPLPPIMPTLRPQLSPTSSSLESTQPPTYSPRLHRPMEGMSFAEGSALHASGQAPSSRYRGFPQGPFYGYLGSRGESGIPPPFYMPDISPRSSALSSPPGTAEGPFGYPSIPEESGEMEHHQYTASGHSLSHTHSPPRSPESWQPHELPFLGLEGPRFIYPPHHPLHHPQDLPDPPPYPPHSLPPSRLHLPSLKDPTSPRLLQLEVPVAPPGRDRPPGPPVRRLAMQQAQSLGQLRHTAHGVGVPVLPYPDPAARAGSPSTAPSSSPQSWLSPRAGRRADPSLPPLVLQPSRLSPLSQSPLSTQPGSPDILVRPPPRPSILRTSRSLEMPEITLQPSATVSFSRRSSLTASPTQSQGARHPSPSYHAHMSYASTAASYPSQSPSPPLEGRDVFGQRPSQRRTEEEMLPSEPSQLQISASGEPLGASSDPAGSESLPALLHHCITKAKGVAANNNNNTTSGRRTGVSPSQTQQQSQTPQEGEDLSFHRKRKKQNKKNPYLYLTSFLHRRQSEEDQTGILASADSEGPNYGTLR
- the igsf9ba gene encoding protein turtle homolog B isoform X4, translated to MIWYVATLIASVFSTRGTAAQGAHGVREEPRFVTARAGESVILGCDVSPPLDGQQPPYVVEWFKFGVPIPFFINFRFYPPHVDPEYTGRASLHGKASLQIDPVRSEDQGWYECRVLMLEQQYDTFHNGSWVHLTVNAPPTFTSTPPQYVEAKEGGSTLLSCSAQGNPKPMISWLREGEELATNAKYSVHDGSLTILGITRDDRGAYTCRAYSDQGEVLHTTRLLVQGPPYIVSPPENVTVNISQNALFTCQAEAYPGNLTYTWFWEEDNVYFKNDLKLRVRILIDGTLIIFRVKPEDAGKYTCSPSNSLGISPSASAYLTVQYPARVINMPPVIYVPRKLPGIIRCPVDANPPVTSVKWEKDGYPLRVEKYPGWSLMPDGSIRVAEATEDSLGTYTCVPYNALGTMGMSPPATLVLKDPPYFNVRPGGEYRQEAGRELVIPCAASGDPDIPTITWRKVGKPSRSKHNILPSGSLQFLSLSKEDHGEWECVATNVVTSITASTRILVIGTSPHAPGNIHVLPSTTSANVSWEPGYDGGFEQTFSVWYGPVSKRIDFGPHDWHSMPVSGAQTWLVVPGLEPGTEYQFSVLAQNKLGTGPFSEVVTVNTAGSPLGTPEPLVLLTPPRCLTANRTQHGVLLTWLPPANHSSPIDRYIMEFRLGERWEVLDDLIPSTETELIARDLVQESWYEFRVMAVMDDLISESSNVVGVSSTDPFPPAEVTDEGLARPVVAGVVATICFLAAAVLFSTLAACFVNKQHRRKLKRKPDPPLSVTHFRKSIESPPPLTPLPGVEPCWDEPARSSFLPPPASPLLSSGKISPESSPPSRPRSLSSEGSQGPGLYVRKLPSPQREREKELSFYKKTKRAIASKKYSVSKHEAEVTTPIELICRGPDGRFVMETSPPPRRIHGFPFAEESDMYPEFRQSDEENEFDPGPLPPIMPTLRPQLSPTSSSLESTQPPTYSPRLHRPMEGMSFAEGSALHASGQAPSSRYRGFPQGPFYGYLGSRGESGIPPPFYMPDISPRSSALSSPPGTAEGPFGYPSIPEESGEMEHHQYTASGHSLSHTHSPPRSPESWQPHELPFLGLEGPRFIYPPHHPLHHPQDLPDPPPYPPHSLPPSRLHLPSLKDPTSPRLLQLEVPVAPPGRDRPPGPPVRRLAMQQAQSLGQLRHTAHGVGVPVLPYPDPAARAGSPSTAPSSSPQSWLSPRAGRRADPSLPPLVLQPSRLSPLSQSPLSTQPGSPDILVRPPPRPSILRTSRSLEMPEITLQPSATVSFSRRSSLTASPTQSQGARHPSPSYHAHMSYASTAASYPSQSPSPPLEGRDVFGQRPSQRRTEEEMLPSEPSQLQISASGYLGSVVVTRSPTPQ